GTTAAATGTTTTCCTGCTTAGAATAATATGACCCTTATTCAATAAGTTGGATTTCTATTTTCCATAATCCTTATCTCAACACCTTTTCTATGAAAAACTTAATCAAGACATATTTATCTATGACCCATATTTTCTTGCTGCGGGGTTATTATATCGGTCTCAAAAAGCGTTCAAATCTTTGCATGGCAATGCTTACTCTTTGTTTCAGTTTGTTTAGTTACGTCGAAGCCTGGTCCCAAGACGGGACCAGTGCTTTGCGTCCAGGTGTGCTTGAACTGAAAGTCGGAGATGCCCTTCCTGAAGACCTGTGGAATCTTTCATTGACCGTAATAAACCACCCCGAAGGCAAACAAACAATCAGATTAGCTGACTATAAAAATAAACCCATTATCCTTGATTTCTGGGCTACGTGGTGTCCAGGATGTATCACTTCTTTACAGAATTTAGATACTATTCAAAGAGAATTACCTAATGAAGTCGTTATTATACCTATCACCAATGACAACGTGCAAAAGGCTGAGGCATTTATTAAGGAAAGACGATGGCAACTGCCCACGGTAGTAAACAGCTCGATATTACAAGAGTACTTTCCTCATAAATATATTCCCCATTATATATGGGTGAATCAAGAGGGAATAATCGAGGCCATCACAGGGGCCGAGCCCGTTAACAAAGCGAATATTAAGACAGTAATCGGGGGTAGGAACTTGGACGTTCCAAATAAAATAGAACTATTAGATTTTGATCATAAGAAGCCTTTGTTTATAGATGGGAATGGCGGAGAGGGTAATTCTATTAAATATCGATCGTTATTTTCAGAACCGATTCCAGGCTTATTCCAATCTATTTCTGCAGTAATATCCGATACAATTAACCACACTTCCCGGATTTATGGTATCAACTGCCGCGCCTTGACATTATACTCGATTGCGTATCAAAAGCTTCAAAGCTTCCCTAAAGAACGTATTGAGTATGAAATAAAAGATTCTGCGAAACGAGCGCTTTTTGTTACCACGAAAGACGGTCAGACTTCCAAAAACCATTTGTTCACTTACGAATTAATTACACCTTTAAACGCGCCCGACAAAGTAAGGGAACGAGTGGGGGTCGATCTTCAACATTTCTTTGGCTTGAGTG
The DNA window shown above is from Sphingobacterium hotanense and carries:
- a CDS encoding TlpA family protein disulfide reductase, which codes for MKNLIKTYLSMTHIFLLRGYYIGLKKRSNLCMAMLTLCFSLFSYVEAWSQDGTSALRPGVLELKVGDALPEDLWNLSLTVINHPEGKQTIRLADYKNKPIILDFWATWCPGCITSLQNLDTIQRELPNEVVIIPITNDNVQKAEAFIKERRWQLPTVVNSSILQEYFPHKYIPHYIWVNQEGIIEAITGAEPVNKANIKTVIGGRNLDVPNKIELLDFDHKKPLFIDGNGGEGNSIKYRSLFSEPIPGLFQSISAVISDTINHTSRIYGINCRALTLYSIAYQKLQSFPKERIEYEIKDSAKRALFVTTKDGQTSKNHLFTYELITPLNAPDKVRERVGVDLQHFFGLSARFERRLIDCYVLTALPTLKHAFSKGGERKDNLFGEQNEEKYIQNQTIDFLSGYLNEILPLAVVDEMSYRGTLDLKFPQPDIQNLKPLQEALRNQGISLEKGNREIEFFIISDN